A stretch of Vannielia litorea DNA encodes these proteins:
- a CDS encoding DUF2155 domain-containing protein, with amino-acid sequence MKTVVQCAALACLLAGAAQAQEVLQGPGAMLRGLDKLSSVTSDLEVRTGETVRYGHLRITLSDCRYPEGTPARASAYVVIEDDNAEAPAFAGWMLASAPALNALDHQRYDVWVLRCTTE; translated from the coding sequence ATGAAGACCGTCGTGCAATGCGCGGCACTTGCCTGCCTTCTGGCCGGTGCAGCCCAGGCTCAGGAAGTGCTCCAAGGGCCCGGCGCCATGCTCCGGGGGCTCGACAAGCTCTCCAGCGTGACCTCCGATCTGGAGGTCAGAACGGGTGAGACCGTGCGCTACGGGCACCTCAGGATCACCCTGTCGGACTGTCGCTATCCCGAGGGCACACCGGCGCGGGCCTCGGCCTACGTCGTGATCGAGGACGACAACGCAGAAGCTCCGGCCTTCGCAGGCTGGATGCTGGCCTCCGCCCCGGCGCTGAACGCGCTGGACCACCAGCGTTACGATGTCTGGGTGTTGCGCTGCACCACCGAGTGA
- the aat gene encoding leucyl/phenylalanyl-tRNA--protein transferase: MDRLTPDLLLRAYRIGLFPMADDADAKEIYWVEPRMRGIFPLENFHISRSLARLIRRELFTISTNTDFGGVMDGCAARDTTWINKEIHTVYRKLHALGHAHSLEVWEGDALVGGVYGVAIGGCFCGESMFSRRRDASKLALAYLVDHLRRAGFVLFDTQFITPHLASLGAIEISQQEYRRQLSEALKLTCDFRSLTEVPSGHSVVQRNTQTS, from the coding sequence GTGGATCGGCTGACCCCAGACCTGCTGCTCCGGGCCTACCGGATCGGTCTGTTTCCGATGGCCGATGATGCGGACGCCAAAGAGATCTATTGGGTCGAGCCCCGCATGCGCGGGATCTTCCCCCTGGAGAATTTCCACATCTCCCGCTCGCTGGCGCGGCTAATCCGGCGCGAGCTGTTCACTATTTCAACCAACACGGATTTCGGCGGCGTGATGGATGGCTGTGCGGCACGCGATACAACCTGGATCAACAAAGAGATCCACACCGTCTATCGCAAGCTGCACGCGCTTGGCCATGCGCACTCCCTGGAGGTCTGGGAAGGCGATGCACTGGTCGGCGGGGTCTACGGCGTGGCCATCGGCGGGTGCTTCTGCGGCGAAAGCATGTTTTCGCGCCGCCGTGACGCTTCGAAGCTGGCGCTGGCGTACCTAGTGGACCACCTGCGCCGCGCTGGCTTCGTGCTGTTCGACACCCAGTTCATCACCCCTCATCTCGCCAGCCTGGGCGCCATCGAGATCAGCCAGCAAGAGTACCGCCGCCAACTTTCGGAGGCGCTGAAGCTGACCTGTGATTTCCGGAGCCTGACCGAGGTTCCCAGCGGTCACTCGGTGGTGCAGCGCAACACCCAGACATCGTAA